From one Ignavibacteria bacterium genomic stretch:
- a CDS encoding type II and III secretion system protein has translation MGRVFIILSLVFSVLVFAQSERDMRALAQSSQSGMVTISGTASFDQAIDLLSKTSKRAINKVIISEIPNSTPIGIDIDLMHWYKALQLISKLHDYEIYENHEYLKVVPLKNLTKTVEVPDALKGVDFETREVAISAVFFELDVNRSKETGMNWKWLLSREGINVGSELGKTSSSLFSSGGTEGSESSTSSQASSGFSIGANSEFKVLNMMGKATTLFNFFESNNLGEIIASPQITVRDRVKGEIQVGADFSTREKDFAGNTIERFYSTGTIIRVTPYVLNENGKNYVLLDLSVERSTALPGQFTTEVKRTKATTNALLLDGEETIIGGLFINEERTERSGIPILKDLPWWVFGIRYLTGSDVQVTAKKELIIVLKARLLPTLKERLVDRSTDTRIIDSKLHQYDQEINRYRTKK, from the coding sequence ATGGGAAGAGTATTTATAATTTTAAGTTTAGTTTTTTCTGTTTTAGTTTTTGCTCAGTCAGAACGTGATATGAGAGCATTAGCTCAATCATCTCAAAGTGGGATGGTTACAATTTCTGGTACGGCATCATTCGATCAAGCAATTGATTTACTGAGCAAAACTTCTAAAAGAGCAATTAATAAAGTAATAATATCTGAAATTCCTAATTCAACGCCTATTGGTATTGATATAGACCTCATGCACTGGTATAAAGCATTGCAGTTGATTTCAAAATTGCATGATTACGAAATTTATGAAAATCACGAATACCTGAAAGTTGTGCCATTAAAAAACCTAACAAAGACAGTAGAAGTTCCCGACGCACTCAAAGGCGTCGATTTTGAAACACGAGAAGTAGCTATTTCTGCTGTATTTTTTGAACTCGATGTTAATCGTTCCAAAGAAACTGGGATGAATTGGAAATGGCTCCTTTCAAGAGAGGGAATAAATGTTGGATCGGAGCTTGGCAAAACATCATCGAGTTTGTTTTCGAGCGGTGGAACCGAAGGGAGCGAAAGTTCTACCTCAAGTCAAGCATCATCTGGATTTTCTATTGGTGCAAATTCGGAATTCAAGGTTTTAAATATGATGGGCAAGGCAACCACTCTATTCAACTTTTTTGAATCGAATAATTTAGGTGAGATTATTGCGAGTCCACAAATCACGGTGCGGGATCGTGTGAAAGGAGAAATCCAAGTAGGTGCAGATTTTTCAACCCGCGAGAAAGATTTTGCAGGAAACACTATTGAACGATTCTACAGCACCGGAACAATAATTAGAGTTACTCCATATGTTCTAAATGAGAATGGTAAAAATTATGTTCTTCTCGACCTTTCTGTTGAAAGAAGTACAGCGCTTCCCGGTCAATTTACTACTGAAGTTAAGCGAACCAAGGCAACTACAAATGCATTGCTGCTGGATGGAGAGGAGACAATAATTGGAGGATTGTTCATTAACGAAGAAAGAACAGAACGCTCTGGAATCCCGATACTAAAAGACCTCCCTTGGTGGGTATTCGGAATTCGTTATTTAACTGGTAGCGATGTTCAGGTTACAGCAAAAAAAGAACTAATAATTGTTTTAAAAGCACGTCTTCTTCCAACCCTGAAGGAGCGTTTGGTTGATCGAAGTACAGACACAAGAATAATTGATAGCAAACTACATCAGTATGATCAGGAGATAAATAGATATAGAACAAAAAAATGA